The proteins below come from a single Parageobacillus thermoglucosidasius genomic window:
- the miaA gene encoding tRNA (adenosine(37)-N6)-dimethylallyltransferase MiaA, whose product MGEKLVVIIGPTAVGKTKLSIVLAKRLHGEIISGDSMQIYKGMDIGTAKIKPEEREGIPHHLLDIKEPWESFSVVEFQHLARSLIHEISERGRLPMIVGGTGLYIQSVIYDYRFSAAPSDEAYRRQLRQIAEDKGEMALYDMLKAVDPESAARIHPHNIRRVIRALEIYYCTGKTMTEWQQGQTKKLLYDAAIIGLTMKREQLYRRINERVDKMLAEGLLEEAKALYDRGIRNCQSVQAIGYKELFAYFEGRVSLEEAIEQLKQNSRRYAKRQLTWFRNQMPVQWFDMTDMAKFDEKAEEIFQYVAGKLQLEANI is encoded by the coding sequence ATGGGAGAGAAGCTTGTCGTCATCATCGGGCCGACCGCCGTTGGAAAAACAAAGCTAAGCATCGTCTTAGCGAAACGGTTACACGGGGAAATTATCAGCGGCGATTCGATGCAAATTTATAAAGGAATGGACATCGGCACGGCGAAAATAAAACCGGAGGAGAGGGAAGGGATTCCGCACCATTTGCTTGACATTAAAGAGCCGTGGGAATCGTTTTCCGTCGTCGAGTTTCAACATCTTGCCCGTTCGCTTATTCATGAAATTTCCGAACGGGGGCGCCTGCCGATGATTGTCGGCGGCACGGGGCTTTACATTCAATCTGTCATTTATGACTACCGTTTTTCGGCGGCTCCTTCCGATGAAGCATATCGTCGCCAACTGCGGCAGATCGCCGAGGATAAAGGAGAGATGGCTCTTTATGACATGCTGAAAGCGGTTGACCCGGAAAGTGCAGCACGGATTCATCCACACAACATTCGCCGCGTCATCCGCGCGCTAGAAATATATTATTGCACGGGCAAGACGATGACGGAATGGCAGCAGGGACAAACAAAAAAACTTCTTTACGATGCGGCGATTATTGGACTGACAATGAAACGTGAACAGCTGTATCGCCGTATTAATGAACGGGTGGACAAAATGCTTGCCGAAGGGCTGCTGGAAGAAGCGAAGGCATTATACGATCGCGGCATTCGCAATTGCCAATCCGTCCAAGCGATTGGCTATAAGGAGCTGTTTGCCTATTTTGAGGGGCGCGTCTCGTTAGAAGAGGCAATCGAACAGCTGAAACAAAATTCACGGCGCTATGCAAAGCGCCAGCTCACATGGTTTCGCAATCAAATGCCTGTGCAATGGTTCGATATGACCGATATGGCAAAGTTTGATGAGAAAGCGGAGGAAATTTTTCAATACGTAGCAGGAAAGCTTCAATTAGAAGCGAATATATAA
- the hfq gene encoding RNA chaperone Hfq — MKNSINIQDQFLNQLRKDGTQVTVFLLNGFQLRGYIKGFDNFTVLLEVQGKQQLIYKHAISTFAPEKNVQFETE, encoded by the coding sequence ATGAAAAATTCGATTAACATTCAAGACCAATTTTTAAATCAATTGCGAAAAGATGGAACTCAAGTCACTGTGTTTTTATTGAATGGTTTTCAGCTCCGCGGTTATATCAAAGGATTTGACAACTTCACTGTTTTGCTGGAAGTTCAAGGAAAACAACAGCTCATTTATAAGCACGCGATTTCGACGTTCGCGCCGGAAAAAAATGTTCAATTTGAAACAGAGTAA
- the spoVK gene encoding stage V sporulation protein K — MSELTMNKAKGQINVVLNSKNISHLVRDDRNEVINYEEHRVLKDIQKELDQLIGLDHVKKIIKEIYAWLYIDKVRKENGLKSNKQALHMIFKGNPGTGKTTVARLLGKLFFEMNVLSKGHFIEAERADLVGEYIGHTANKTRDLIKKARGGILFIDEAYSLARGGEKDFGKEAIDTLVKGMEDYCDDLVVILAGYPKEMDYFLSLNPGLPSRFPLTIEFPDYTVDELVKIAKQMLREREYEFTPEAERKLHDHIEEMLEEKQYGKFSNGRYVRNLIEKAIRKQAVRLLHEGRYDKKELTLIRGRDLIVGM, encoded by the coding sequence TTGTCGGAATTGACGATGAACAAAGCAAAAGGCCAAATTAATGTTGTCCTCAATTCGAAAAATATTAGCCATCTTGTCAGAGACGACCGGAATGAAGTGATTAATTACGAAGAACATCGCGTGTTAAAAGATATCCAAAAAGAACTGGACCAACTGATTGGGCTTGATCATGTCAAAAAAATCATTAAAGAAATTTATGCATGGCTATATATTGATAAAGTTCGCAAAGAAAACGGGCTGAAATCGAATAAGCAGGCACTTCATATGATTTTTAAAGGAAATCCCGGAACAGGGAAAACGACGGTGGCGCGTTTGTTAGGAAAACTGTTTTTTGAAATGAACGTGCTTTCGAAAGGACATTTTATCGAGGCGGAACGGGCCGATTTAGTCGGAGAATATATCGGGCATACGGCAAACAAAACGAGAGATTTGATAAAAAAGGCGCGCGGCGGCATTTTGTTTATCGATGAAGCGTATTCCCTTGCACGCGGCGGGGAAAAAGACTTTGGAAAAGAGGCAATTGACACGCTTGTTAAAGGAATGGAAGATTATTGTGATGATTTGGTTGTCATTTTAGCGGGGTATCCGAAAGAGATGGACTATTTTTTATCGTTAAATCCAGGATTGCCTTCCCGTTTTCCATTAACCATCGAGTTTCCTGATTATACAGTCGATGAGTTAGTTAAAATAGCCAAACAAATGTTGCGTGAACGGGAATATGAATTCACGCCGGAAGCGGAGCGAAAACTGCATGATCATATCGAAGAAATGCTTGAGGAGAAACAGTACGGAAAATTCAGCAACGGTCGCTATGTGCGCAACTTAATTGAAAAAGCGATTCGCAAACAGGCGGTGCGTTTGTTGCACGAAGGGAGATATGATAAAAAGGAGCTGACATTGATTCGCGGCCGGGATCTTATAGTAGGCATGTAA
- a CDS encoding fatty acid--CoA ligase codes for MYMTIGEVFAQTVRKFPQKEAIVDMTKGRRYTYEQWENEVNRLANALLEAGVQKGDRVSTVLFNTMELGTAFFACAKIGAIFNPINFRLKSKEIAYILEDAMPKVVLFEKAVAPQIAAIHHEFPHVSFWYIDDDTPPYAADYHALVEHAQAAAPSMDVSENDIYAIMYTSGTTGRPKGVLHRHRDMIEQSMICISVMRIRDTDRGLVAAPMFHCAELHCCFLPRVHAGAANIILHHFDPKLALQTIEQEKITLLFAAPTMWNMMLQEKLSDYDLSSLRLGLYGAAPMAPVLVKECKERLGIDLIQAYGMTEMGPAVTFLLEEEQLTKAGSAGRACLNHEVRVVKPREDGPSDPDDELPPGEVGEVIMRGPCMMAGYYNREEATAKAMYKGWYHSGDLGYMDEDGYLFVADRVDDMIISGGENVYPREVEDVLYEHHGVLDVAIIGEPDELWGEKVVAFVVKKDPNVTDEDLEQFCKNSDRLAPYKRPRAYYFVDALPRNASGKIQKFLLREQIKNAAKG; via the coding sequence ATGTACATGACGATTGGCGAAGTATTTGCCCAGACGGTGCGGAAATTTCCGCAAAAAGAAGCGATTGTCGATATGACAAAAGGACGCCGTTATACGTATGAACAGTGGGAAAATGAGGTGAACCGCCTTGCAAACGCTCTTTTGGAAGCCGGTGTTCAAAAAGGGGACCGCGTATCGACCGTTTTGTTCAACACAATGGAGCTTGGCACAGCGTTTTTTGCCTGCGCGAAAATTGGCGCGATTTTCAATCCGATTAATTTTCGTTTGAAATCAAAAGAAATCGCTTACATCCTCGAAGATGCAATGCCGAAAGTGGTGTTGTTTGAAAAGGCAGTTGCACCGCAAATCGCAGCCATTCATCATGAATTCCCGCATGTTTCATTTTGGTATATCGATGATGATACGCCGCCTTATGCAGCTGACTACCATGCGCTTGTCGAACATGCACAAGCAGCAGCACCTTCGATGGATGTATCAGAAAATGACATTTACGCGATTATGTACACGAGCGGCACCACTGGCAGGCCGAAAGGAGTGCTGCACCGCCATCGCGATATGATAGAACAAAGCATGATTTGCATTTCCGTGATGCGCATTCGCGACACCGACCGCGGGCTTGTTGCCGCGCCGATGTTTCATTGTGCGGAGTTGCATTGCTGCTTTTTGCCGCGCGTTCATGCAGGCGCAGCCAATATCATTCTTCATCATTTTGATCCAAAGCTAGCGTTACAAACGATTGAACAGGAGAAAATAACGCTGTTGTTTGCCGCGCCAACGATGTGGAATATGATGTTACAAGAAAAACTTAGTGATTACGATTTGTCATCGCTTCGCCTTGGATTGTACGGCGCCGCTCCGATGGCCCCTGTTCTTGTGAAAGAATGTAAAGAGCGGTTAGGCATTGATTTGATTCAAGCGTATGGCATGACGGAAATGGGGCCAGCGGTGACGTTTTTGCTGGAAGAAGAACAGTTGACAAAAGCCGGATCTGCCGGGCGCGCCTGCCTCAACCATGAAGTTCGCGTCGTCAAACCGCGGGAAGACGGCCCGTCCGACCCGGATGATGAACTTCCGCCTGGAGAAGTCGGCGAAGTGATTATGAGGGGGCCTTGCATGATGGCCGGCTATTACAACCGGGAGGAAGCGACCGCAAAAGCGATGTATAAAGGATGGTATCATTCCGGTGATTTAGGCTATATGGATGAAGACGGCTATCTGTTCGTGGCCGACCGTGTCGATGACATGATTATTAGCGGCGGGGAAAACGTCTACCCGCGCGAAGTGGAAGATGTGTTATACGAACATCATGGCGTGCTCGATGTCGCCATCATCGGCGAGCCGGATGAACTATGGGGAGAAAAAGTCGTTGCGTTTGTGGTGAAGAAAGATCCGAATGTGACGGATGAGGATTTGGAACAATTTTGTAAAAATAGCGATCGTCTCGCGCCTTACAAACGGCCGCGTGCATATTATTTTGTCGACGCATTGCCGCGAAACGCCAGCGGGAAAATTCAAAAGTTTTTGCTGCGCGAACAAATCAAAAATGCGGCAAAAGGCTGA
- a CDS encoding acyl-CoA dehydrogenase family protein, with protein MTAAYLREEHHIFRGAFRKFLEKEAYPYYSEWEKKGIIPRSFWTKMGENGFLCPWVDEKYGGFNADFAYSVVINEELEKVGSSMVGIGLHNDIAVPYLASYGTEDQKRKWLPKCVSGEIITAIAMTEPGAGSDLAGISTTAIKDGDHYIVNGQKTFITNGIHADLVIVACKTDPNAKPPHKGISLLVVERDTPGFTRGRKLDKVGLHAQDTAELFFHDAKVPKENLLGEEGKGFYYLMEKLQQERLIVAIAAQTAAEVMFELTRQYVKQRSAFGKRISEFQTVQFRLAEMSTEIFIGRTFVDHVIEEHMQGKNVVTHVSMAKWWITEMAKRIAAESMQLHGGYGYMEEYEIARRYRDIPVSAIYAGTNEMMKTIIARNLDL; from the coding sequence ATGACAGCCGCATATTTGCGCGAAGAACATCACATTTTCCGTGGCGCCTTTCGCAAGTTTTTGGAAAAAGAAGCATATCCATATTATTCGGAATGGGAAAAGAAAGGAATCATCCCCCGGTCATTTTGGACGAAAATGGGGGAAAATGGCTTTCTCTGTCCATGGGTCGATGAAAAATACGGCGGTTTCAACGCTGATTTTGCGTATTCGGTAGTGATCAACGAGGAATTAGAAAAAGTTGGTTCGAGCATGGTCGGTATCGGCTTGCATAATGATATTGCCGTTCCGTATCTTGCTTCTTACGGTACGGAAGATCAAAAACGAAAATGGCTCCCGAAATGCGTATCCGGTGAAATCATTACCGCGATCGCGATGACGGAGCCGGGCGCAGGGTCAGATTTGGCGGGGATTTCCACAACGGCAATCAAAGACGGCGATCACTATATCGTCAACGGGCAAAAAACGTTTATTACAAACGGCATTCACGCCGACCTCGTGATAGTTGCCTGCAAAACGGATCCAAATGCCAAACCGCCGCATAAAGGCATCAGCCTTCTTGTCGTTGAGCGCGATACCCCGGGATTTACGCGCGGACGAAAGCTTGACAAGGTCGGGCTGCATGCGCAAGATACGGCTGAATTGTTTTTTCACGATGCGAAAGTGCCGAAAGAAAACTTGCTTGGCGAAGAAGGAAAAGGATTTTATTACTTGATGGAAAAGCTCCAGCAAGAGCGGCTTATAGTGGCGATTGCTGCGCAAACGGCAGCGGAAGTAATGTTTGAATTGACAAGGCAGTACGTTAAGCAGCGGTCTGCGTTTGGAAAGCGAATCAGCGAGTTTCAAACCGTCCAATTCCGCCTTGCTGAAATGTCAACGGAAATCTTCATCGGCCGGACGTTTGTCGACCATGTCATTGAGGAGCATATGCAAGGAAAAAATGTCGTCACACACGTATCGATGGCGAAATGGTGGATTACGGAAATGGCGAAACGAATCGCTGCAGAAAGCATGCAGCTTCATGGCGGCTACGGGTATATGGAAGAATATGAGATTGCTAGACGCTACCGAGATATTCCAGTCAGCGCAATTTACGCCGGGACGAATGAAATGATGAAAACGATTATTGCGAGAAATCTTGATTTATAG